A DNA window from Rhizobium sp. NXC14 contains the following coding sequences:
- a CDS encoding type II toxin-antitoxin system RatA family toxin has translation MPQFETHRSVQHTPDQMFDLVADVERYPEFLPLCEALSVRSRKERDGKILLVADMTVGYKAIRETFTTQVLLNRAERVIEVKYIDGPFKYLENRWHFAETPAGGCTINFFIDYEFKSRILGALMGSMFDRAFRMFTEAFETRANIIYTKV, from the coding sequence ATGCCGCAATTCGAAACGCACCGTTCCGTCCAACACACGCCCGACCAGATGTTCGATCTCGTTGCCGATGTCGAGCGTTATCCCGAATTCCTGCCGCTCTGCGAAGCGCTTTCCGTCAGGAGCCGCAAGGAGCGCGACGGCAAGATCCTGCTCGTGGCCGACATGACCGTTGGATACAAGGCAATCCGCGAGACCTTCACGACCCAGGTACTGTTGAACCGGGCCGAGCGCGTCATCGAGGTCAAATATATCGACGGCCCATTCAAATATCTGGAAAACCGGTGGCATTTCGCCGAAACTCCCGCCGGTGGCTGCACGATCAATTTTTTCATCGACTACGAGTTCAAGAGCCGCATTCTGGGCGCGCTGATGGGTTCGATGTTCGATCGCGCCTTTCGCATGTTCACCGAAGCCTTCGAAACAAGGGCGAACATAATCTACACCAAAGTGTGA
- a CDS encoding CinA family protein, protein MSLFPKDIHAAAEAVIRDFTAAGLMISTAESCTGGLIAGALTEISGSSAVVDRGFVTYTNTAKMELLGVQEQTLLGFGAVSDETARQMAQGALFRSRAAIAVAVTGIAGPGGGSAEKPVGLVHLAARSRTGASVHRKMLFGDIGRSAVRLATVRTALEMVHSLLPD, encoded by the coding sequence ATGAGCCTTTTTCCCAAGGATATCCATGCGGCGGCAGAGGCTGTCATCCGCGACTTCACCGCTGCCGGGCTGATGATCTCGACGGCCGAATCCTGCACCGGCGGGCTGATCGCCGGGGCGCTGACCGAAATATCGGGCTCATCCGCAGTCGTTGACCGCGGCTTCGTCACCTATACGAACACGGCGAAGATGGAGCTGCTCGGAGTGCAGGAGCAAACGCTGCTCGGCTTCGGGGCAGTTTCCGATGAGACAGCACGGCAGATGGCGCAGGGTGCCCTCTTCCGCTCGCGCGCCGCGATCGCCGTCGCCGTCACCGGGATTGCAGGCCCCGGTGGCGGGTCGGCGGAAAAACCGGTTGGGCTCGTGCATCTTGCCGCCAGGTCGCGCACCGGCGCATCCGTCCACCGAAAGATGCTGTTTGGCGATATCGGCCGCAGCGCTGTGCGGCTGGCAACGGTACGGACGGCTCTGGAGATGGTGCATTCGCTGCTGCCCGACTGA
- a CDS encoding bifunctional 2-C-methyl-D-erythritol 4-phosphate cytidylyltransferase/2-C-methyl-D-erythritol 2,4-cyclodiphosphate synthase, with translation MLQMPSKQPISAGIVIVAAGRGERAGSSTEGPKQYRMIGGKPVIVHTLENFMTWEAAKQIVVVIHPDDAALFAKASRHIVSATPIETVHGGATRQQSVLAGLRYLKGKNVGHVLIHDAVRPFFDHGLLDRIAESLGDGAQAVLPAMPVTDTLKRTDGAGTVLTTVSREHLYAAQTPQSFAFAAVLDAHEKAAASGRSDFTDDASIAEWAGIPVTIVEGTPDNVKLTVKRDIAMADDKLSAPLLPDVRTGNGYDVHQLEAGDGVTLCGVFIPHDQKLKGHSDADVALHALTDALLATCGAGDIGDHFPPSDPQWKGAASKIFIEHAARIVRERGGTIMNADVSLIAEAPKVGPHRDAMRARLSEYLGIDLERCSVKATTNEKIGFVGRREGIAAIATATVVYRGMKR, from the coding sequence ATGCTGCAAATGCCGTCCAAGCAACCAATATCGGCTGGAATTGTCATCGTTGCCGCCGGCCGTGGCGAGCGCGCCGGATCCTCCACGGAAGGCCCCAAGCAATATCGCATGATCGGCGGCAAGCCGGTTATCGTCCATACGCTTGAAAACTTCATGACATGGGAAGCTGCCAAACAGATCGTCGTCGTAATTCATCCCGACGACGCGGCGCTGTTTGCCAAGGCGTCTCGCCATATCGTCTCGGCAACGCCGATCGAAACGGTACATGGCGGCGCGACCAGGCAACAGTCCGTGCTTGCTGGCCTGAGATACCTCAAGGGCAAGAATGTCGGCCATGTGCTGATCCACGATGCGGTGCGACCCTTCTTCGACCACGGGCTTCTCGACCGCATTGCCGAAAGCCTTGGCGACGGCGCACAGGCAGTGCTGCCGGCCATGCCGGTCACCGATACGCTGAAACGCACCGACGGCGCCGGCACCGTGCTGACGACGGTCTCGCGCGAGCACCTTTATGCAGCGCAGACGCCGCAATCCTTCGCCTTCGCAGCGGTCCTCGACGCGCATGAGAAGGCGGCGGCGAGCGGGCGAAGCGATTTCACCGACGACGCCTCGATCGCTGAATGGGCCGGCATTCCGGTGACCATCGTCGAGGGCACGCCCGACAACGTCAAGCTGACGGTCAAGCGCGATATCGCCATGGCCGACGACAAGCTGTCGGCCCCGCTGCTTCCCGACGTGCGCACCGGCAACGGCTATGACGTGCACCAGCTCGAAGCGGGCGACGGCGTGACCCTCTGCGGCGTGTTCATTCCGCATGATCAGAAGCTCAAGGGCCATTCCGATGCCGACGTCGCACTGCATGCGCTGACAGATGCGCTGCTTGCCACCTGCGGCGCCGGCGATATCGGCGATCATTTCCCGCCATCCGATCCGCAATGGAAAGGAGCGGCTTCGAAGATCTTCATCGAGCATGCCGCTCGGATCGTACGCGAACGCGGCGGCACAATCATGAATGCCGACGTCTCGCTGATCGCCGAGGCGCCGAAGGTGGGGCCGCATCGCGACGCCATGCGGGCAAGACTGTCCGAATATCTCGGCATCGATCTCGAACGATGCTCGGTGAAGGCGACGACCAACGAGAAGATCGGCTTCGTCGGCCGGCGCGAAGGTATTGCGGCGATCGCCACGGCGACCGTCGTCTATCGGGGAATGAAGCGATGA
- the dusB gene encoding tRNA dihydrouridine synthase DusB translates to MVCLKDNHLICKDLAAPFRIGPVSVRNRVVLAPMSGVTDMPFRELAWRFGAGLVVTEMVASRELVNDTAESWSRLKAAGFRPHMVQLAGREAHWMAEAAKIAADHGADIIDINMGCPAKKVIGGYSGSALMRDPDHALSLIEATVQAVDIPVTLKMRLGWDENSINAPDIARGAEAAGIQLVTIHGRTRMQFYEGRANWNAIRAVREVISVPLVANGDVETADDAQEILRRSGADAVMIGRGCQGRPWHAGVLAGAAEPRGEEIADIAVEHYRMMLDFYGEAVAIRHARKHLGWYLERFAPALAGCEKADIMTSRDPREVAARLYDALAAGALDSREAA, encoded by the coding sequence ATGGTGTGCCTGAAAGATAATCATTTGATTTGCAAGGATCTCGCAGCGCCTTTCCGAATCGGACCCGTGTCCGTGCGGAACCGCGTTGTGCTGGCGCCGATGTCCGGCGTCACGGACATGCCCTTCCGCGAGCTTGCCTGGCGCTTCGGCGCCGGCCTCGTGGTTACCGAGATGGTGGCGAGCCGCGAGCTGGTCAATGACACCGCCGAATCCTGGTCGCGCCTGAAGGCTGCCGGCTTCCGGCCGCATATGGTGCAACTCGCCGGGCGCGAAGCGCACTGGATGGCGGAAGCGGCGAAGATCGCGGCCGACCATGGCGCCGACATCATCGACATCAACATGGGCTGTCCGGCAAAGAAGGTGATCGGCGGTTATTCTGGCTCGGCGCTGATGCGCGATCCCGATCACGCGCTCAGCCTGATCGAGGCGACGGTCCAGGCCGTGGACATTCCGGTGACGCTGAAGATGCGCCTCGGCTGGGATGAGAATTCCATCAACGCGCCGGACATTGCCCGCGGGGCCGAGGCGGCCGGCATCCAGCTCGTGACCATCCACGGCCGCACCCGCATGCAATTTTATGAAGGTCGCGCCAATTGGAATGCGATCCGCGCCGTCCGCGAGGTGATCTCCGTTCCGCTGGTCGCCAATGGCGATGTCGAGACTGCTGATGACGCGCAGGAAATCCTGCGCCGCTCCGGCGCCGATGCCGTCATGATCGGCCGGGGCTGCCAGGGCAGGCCGTGGCATGCCGGCGTGCTCGCCGGAGCGGCAGAACCGCGAGGCGAAGAGATTGCCGATATCGCCGTCGAACATTACCGGATGATGCTCGATTTCTATGGTGAAGCGGTGGCGATCCGTCATGCCCGCAAGCATCTCGGCTGGTATCTTGAGCGGTTTGCTCCCGCGCTTGCCGGTTGCGAGAAGGCAGACATCATGACCTCGCGTGACCCGCGTGAGGTGGCCGCGCGCCTTTATGACGCATTGGCCGCGGGTGCGCTCGACAGTCGGGAGGCGGCATGA
- a CDS encoding nitrogen regulation protein NR(II): MTKDTTSPLDYAGGTVAMAVLNAIQNPVVMVDESGFVAFANWEAEAFFGASASHLARYRISTFIPFGSPLLALIDQVRERKAPVNEYRVDLSSPRLGQDKLVDLYVAPVLSEPGAVVIVFQERSMADKIDRQLTHRAAARSVTGLASMLAHEIKNPLSGIRGAAQLLEQSVIDDDRALTRLICDETDRIVSLVDRMEVFSDERPVDRMPVNIHSVLDHVKAVAKAGFARNIRITESYDPSLPAVYANRDQLVQVFLNLVKNAAEAVGDRPDGEIMLTTAYRPGIRLSVAGTREKISLPLEFCVHDNGPGVPADLLPHLFDPFITTKTNGSGLGLALVAKIIGDHGGIIECDSQNSRTTFRVLMPASKDASLEDASSVSSTGPSR, encoded by the coding sequence ATGACGAAGGATACGACATCTCCGCTCGACTACGCCGGCGGAACCGTTGCCATGGCCGTGCTGAACGCCATCCAGAACCCAGTGGTGATGGTCGATGAATCCGGTTTCGTCGCCTTCGCCAATTGGGAGGCGGAAGCATTCTTTGGCGCGAGCGCCTCGCATCTGGCGCGTTATCGGATTTCGACCTTCATTCCCTTCGGCAGTCCGCTGCTCGCCCTGATCGACCAGGTGCGTGAGCGCAAGGCGCCTGTCAACGAATACCGTGTCGACCTGAGTTCCCCGCGCCTCGGCCAGGACAAGCTCGTCGATCTCTATGTCGCTCCGGTGCTGAGCGAACCCGGCGCCGTCGTCATCGTCTTCCAGGAACGCTCGATGGCCGACAAGATCGATCGGCAGCTGACGCATCGCGCTGCCGCCCGTTCCGTGACCGGACTTGCCTCCATGCTGGCGCATGAGATCAAGAACCCGCTCTCCGGCATCCGGGGTGCTGCCCAGTTGCTCGAACAATCGGTGATCGACGACGACCGGGCGCTGACCCGGCTGATCTGCGACGAGACCGACCGCATCGTCTCGCTGGTCGACCGCATGGAGGTCTTTTCCGACGAACGCCCGGTCGACCGCATGCCGGTCAATATCCATTCCGTGCTCGATCACGTGAAGGCGGTCGCCAAGGCTGGCTTTGCGCGCAACATCCGCATCACCGAGAGTTACGACCCGTCGCTGCCGGCGGTCTATGCCAATCGCGACCAGCTCGTCCAGGTTTTCCTCAACCTGGTGAAAAACGCCGCGGAAGCGGTGGGTGATCGGCCGGATGGCGAGATCATGCTGACGACGGCCTATCGCCCCGGCATCCGTCTTTCGGTCGCCGGCACGCGTGAAAAGATCTCGCTGCCGCTGGAGTTCTGCGTCCACGACAACGGCCCCGGTGTGCCCGCCGATCTGTTGCCGCATCTGTTCGATCCCTTCATCACCACCAAGACGAATGGCAGCGGCCTCGGCCTGGCGCTGGTCGCCAAGATCATCGGCGATCACGGCGGCATCATCGAATGCGACAGCCAGAACAGCCGCACGACTTTCCGCGTTCTCATGCCGGCGTCGAAGGACGCCTCGCTCGAGGATGCCTCTTCAGTAAGCTCGACAGGACCTTCTCGATGA
- the ntrC gene encoding nitrogen regulation protein NR(I), producing the protein MTATILVADDDAAIRTVLNQALSRAGYDVRITSNAATLWRWISAGEGDLVVTDVVMPDENAFDLLPRIKKARPDLPVLVMSAQNTFMTAIKASEKGAYDYLPKPFDLTELIGIIGRALAEPKRKPAKLEEDMQDGMPLVGRSAAMQEIYRVLARLMQTDLTLMITGESGTGKELVARALHDYGKRRNGPFVAINMAAIPRDLIESELFGHEKGAFTGAQTRSTGRFEQAEGGTLFLDEIGDMPMDAQTRLLRVLQQGEYTTVGGRTPIRTDVRIVAATNKDLKQAINQGLFREDLYYRLNVVPLRLPPLRDRAEDIPDLVRHFIQQAEKEGLGSKRFDQEALELMKAYAWPGNVRELENLIRRLMALYPQDVITREIIDAELRSDVPDSPIDKGPIRNGSMTIAQAVEENMRTYFASFGDNLPPPGLYDRVLTEMEYPLILAALTATRGNQIKAADLLGLNRNTLRKKIRELGVSVYRSSRTA; encoded by the coding sequence ATGACAGCCACGATCCTCGTTGCAGATGATGATGCCGCCATACGCACCGTGCTCAACCAGGCTTTGAGCCGCGCCGGTTATGACGTTCGCATCACCTCCAACGCCGCAACGCTGTGGCGCTGGATTTCGGCGGGCGAGGGCGATCTTGTCGTCACCGACGTGGTGATGCCCGACGAGAACGCATTCGACCTTTTGCCGCGTATCAAGAAGGCCCGTCCCGATCTGCCGGTCCTCGTCATGAGCGCCCAGAACACCTTCATGACCGCCATCAAGGCGTCCGAGAAGGGCGCCTATGATTATCTGCCGAAGCCCTTCGACCTGACAGAACTCATCGGCATTATCGGCCGGGCTCTGGCCGAGCCGAAGCGCAAGCCCGCCAAGCTCGAGGAGGACATGCAGGACGGCATGCCGCTGGTCGGCCGCTCGGCGGCGATGCAGGAAATCTATCGCGTGCTCGCTCGGCTGATGCAGACCGATCTGACGCTGATGATCACCGGCGAATCCGGCACCGGCAAGGAGCTTGTCGCCCGCGCCCTGCACGATTACGGCAAGCGCCGCAACGGCCCCTTCGTGGCGATCAACATGGCGGCGATCCCGCGCGACCTGATCGAATCGGAACTCTTCGGTCACGAGAAGGGCGCCTTCACCGGCGCCCAGACCCGCTCGACCGGCCGATTCGAGCAGGCCGAAGGCGGCACGCTCTTCCTCGATGAAATCGGCGACATGCCGATGGACGCCCAGACCCGGCTTCTGCGCGTGCTGCAGCAGGGTGAATATACCACCGTTGGCGGCCGCACGCCGATCCGCACCGATGTGCGCATCGTTGCCGCCACCAACAAGGACCTGAAGCAGGCGATCAACCAGGGCCTGTTCCGCGAGGATCTCTATTATCGCCTCAACGTCGTGCCGCTGCGCCTGCCGCCGCTGCGCGACCGCGCCGAGGACATTCCCGATCTCGTGCGCCATTTCATTCAGCAAGCGGAAAAGGAGGGCCTCGGCTCCAAACGCTTCGATCAGGAAGCGTTGGAACTGATGAAGGCATACGCCTGGCCGGGCAACGTCCGCGAGCTGGAAAATCTGATCCGCCGCCTGATGGCGCTCTATCCGCAGGATGTCATCACCCGCGAGATCATCGATGCCGAGCTGCGCTCTGACGTGCCCGACAGCCCGATCGACAAGGGGCCGATCCGCAATGGTTCGATGACGATCGCTCAGGCGGTCGAGGAGAACATGCGCACCTATTTCGCCAGCTTCGGCGACAACCTGCCGCCGCCCGGCCTCTATGACCGCGTGCTGACCGAAATGGAATATCCGCTGATTCTCGCCGCGCTCACGGCAACCCGCGGCAATCAGATCAAGGCGGCCGATCTTCTCGGGCTCAACCGCAACACCCTGCGCAAGAAAATCAGAGAACTCGGCGTCTCTGTCTACAGAAGCTCCCGCACCGCCTGA
- a CDS encoding aldo/keto reductase: protein MEYRRLGKSGLKVSEFSFGSWVTFGKQVNGGDAVDLMRLAYDNGVNFFDNAEGYESGKSEIVMGEALKSLGWSRDSFIVSSKVFWGGEKPTQRGLSRKHVTDACHAALKRLQVDYLDLYFCHRPDIDTPIEETVRAMHDLVAQGKVLYWGTSEWSAQQLTEAYAVARDLRITPPTMEQPQYNIFERQKVEADYLPLYDLIGLGTTIWSPLASGVLTGKYNNGVPADSRMNLPGYEWLKEKWSSDAGRAQLRQVGELAKLADEIGLSITHLALLWCLANPHVSTVILGASRASQLQDNLAALSHRHKLTADVLERIDAIAGNKPEGPRRF from the coding sequence ATGGAATATCGTCGTTTGGGAAAATCGGGCTTGAAGGTGAGCGAGTTCTCCTTCGGCTCATGGGTCACTTTCGGCAAGCAGGTGAATGGCGGCGACGCCGTCGACCTCATGCGGCTTGCCTACGACAATGGGGTGAACTTCTTCGACAATGCCGAAGGCTATGAAAGCGGCAAGTCGGAGATCGTCATGGGCGAGGCGCTCAAGTCGCTTGGCTGGAGCCGGGACAGCTTTATCGTCTCGAGCAAGGTCTTCTGGGGAGGCGAGAAGCCGACGCAGCGCGGCCTGTCGCGCAAGCATGTGACCGATGCCTGCCATGCGGCACTCAAGCGGCTTCAGGTCGATTACCTCGACCTCTATTTCTGCCACCGCCCTGATATCGACACGCCGATCGAGGAAACGGTCCGGGCCATGCACGATCTCGTCGCCCAGGGCAAGGTGCTCTATTGGGGAACGTCGGAATGGTCCGCCCAGCAGTTGACCGAAGCCTACGCCGTTGCCCGGGACCTGCGCATCACGCCCCCCACCATGGAGCAGCCGCAATACAACATCTTCGAACGCCAGAAGGTCGAGGCCGATTATCTCCCGCTCTACGACCTGATCGGCCTCGGCACCACCATCTGGTCGCCGCTCGCCTCCGGCGTCCTCACCGGCAAATACAATAACGGCGTGCCGGCCGACAGCCGCATGAATCTGCCCGGCTATGAATGGCTGAAGGAGAAATGGTCGAGCGATGCCGGCCGCGCTCAGCTCCGACAGGTCGGCGAACTCGCAAAACTCGCCGACGAAATCGGCTTGTCGATCACCCATCTCGCGCTTTTGTGGTGCCTCGCCAATCCCCACGTTTCGACCGTTATTCTCGGGGCCTCGCGGGCCAGCCAGCTGCAGGACAATCTCGCGGCGCTTTCGCACAGGCACAAGCTCACGGCCGATGTGTTGGAGCGCATCGATGCGATTGCCGGAAACAAACCCGAGGGGCCGCGTCGCTTCTAG
- a CDS encoding PAS domain-containing sensor histidine kinase: protein MTQDGVAPAAAGETVTTVTDRRALFAVPGLVLAGGALLCATITLFILLGLTPIAPTSHVVVTSVIVNSFFVLTLLALIAREVARLLKARTRGRAAARLHIRIVVLFSIVAITPAILVAIFASITLNAGLDRWFALRTQSIVSSSRNIGQAYMMENASYLQGQTVSMANDLERNRALYSLDRTGFAELMTRQARGRGLLGAFLVESDGSVVVQADIATEKPLPAIPQDALQKAAAGQPTLIPPGVTNLVGAIIKLDAIQGTFLYTVRAVDPKVMGAMRMMEENATEYRSMEANRFSLQIAFAVLYIGFALIVLLAAIWTAIAVADRIVRPIRLLITAADSVASGNMDIVVPVHAVDGDVANLSRTFNKMISEIRTQRDEILEAKDEVDDRRRFIEAVLSGVTAAVIGVEQDRRIAIVNSSAETLMALSAEEMLGKQLADIAPEVDQVLTEAAVRHRGDFRKQIALVRGGTVRTLSVQVTREEVRDMSESYVITLDDITDLVIAQRSTAWGDVARRIAHEIKNPLTPIQLSAERIQRRYGKQINQDDRTVFDQCTDTIIRQVGDIGRMVDEFSAFARMPKPTKEPSDLREILRDAIFLREMGNHHVTFLSEFGDKPLEGLFDSRMLGQAFGNLIKNAVESLEAVPSEERDERKVLVRAALDAARDRFTVDVIDNGRGLPVENRHSILEPYMTMREKGTGLGLAIVKKIIEEHGGQLELHDAPADFDRGRGAMIRVHLPRLEPAPAAPAANDKESAYGL, encoded by the coding sequence ATGACGCAGGATGGGGTAGCGCCGGCGGCGGCGGGCGAGACGGTGACGACGGTGACCGATCGCCGCGCCCTTTTCGCCGTGCCTGGCCTCGTGCTCGCCGGCGGCGCGCTGCTCTGCGCCACGATCACACTCTTCATACTGCTCGGCCTGACGCCGATCGCGCCGACCTCTCATGTCGTGGTCACTTCGGTGATCGTCAATTCCTTCTTCGTCCTGACGCTGCTGGCGCTGATCGCCCGCGAGGTGGCAAGGCTGCTCAAGGCGCGCACACGGGGCCGGGCGGCCGCGCGCCTGCACATCCGCATCGTCGTGCTCTTCTCGATCGTCGCGATCACGCCCGCGATTCTCGTCGCCATCTTCGCCAGCATCACGCTCAATGCCGGCCTCGATCGCTGGTTTGCGCTGCGCACCCAGTCGATCGTCAGCTCGTCGCGCAATATCGGCCAGGCCTATATGATGGAGAACGCCAGCTACCTGCAGGGGCAGACGGTCTCCATGGCCAACGACCTGGAGCGCAACCGCGCTCTCTACAGTCTCGACAGGACGGGATTCGCCGAACTGATGACGCGCCAGGCAAGGGGCCGCGGCCTGCTCGGCGCCTTCCTCGTCGAAAGCGACGGTTCGGTGGTCGTCCAGGCTGATATCGCCACGGAAAAGCCTTTGCCAGCCATTCCGCAGGACGCGTTGCAAAAGGCGGCGGCCGGGCAGCCGACGCTGATTCCGCCCGGCGTCACCAACCTCGTCGGCGCCATCATCAAGCTCGATGCCATCCAGGGCACGTTTCTCTATACGGTGCGCGCGGTCGATCCCAAGGTCATGGGCGCCATGCGCATGATGGAGGAAAATGCCACCGAATATCGCTCGATGGAGGCCAACCGCTTCTCGCTGCAGATCGCCTTCGCCGTGCTCTATATCGGCTTCGCGCTGATCGTGCTGCTTGCGGCGATCTGGACGGCAATTGCCGTCGCCGACCGCATCGTCCGGCCGATCCGCCTGCTGATCACCGCGGCCGACAGCGTTGCATCGGGCAATATGGATATCGTCGTGCCGGTGCATGCCGTCGATGGCGACGTCGCCAATCTGTCGCGCACCTTCAACAAGATGATCTCGGAAATCCGTACCCAGCGCGACGAGATCCTCGAGGCCAAGGACGAGGTCGACGACCGCCGGCGCTTCATCGAAGCGGTTTTGTCCGGCGTTACCGCCGCCGTCATCGGCGTCGAACAGGATCGCCGCATCGCCATCGTCAACAGCTCGGCCGAAACGCTGATGGCGCTGTCGGCCGAAGAGATGCTCGGCAAGCAGCTGGCGGACATCGCGCCCGAGGTCGATCAGGTGCTGACCGAGGCGGCGGTGCGCCATCGCGGCGATTTCCGCAAGCAGATCGCCCTGGTGCGCGGCGGCACGGTTAGAACGCTGAGCGTGCAGGTCACCCGCGAGGAAGTGCGCGATATGAGCGAATCCTACGTGATCACGCTCGACGATATCACCGATCTCGTCATCGCCCAGCGCTCGACGGCCTGGGGCGACGTGGCGAGGCGCATCGCCCACGAGATCAAGAATCCGCTGACGCCTATCCAGCTGTCCGCCGAGCGCATCCAGCGCCGCTACGGCAAGCAGATCAACCAGGACGACCGCACCGTCTTCGATCAGTGCACCGATACGATCATCCGCCAGGTCGGCGATATCGGCCGTATGGTCGACGAATTCTCCGCTTTCGCCCGCATGCCGAAGCCGACCAAGGAGCCGAGCGACCTGCGCGAAATCCTGCGCGACGCGATCTTCCTGCGCGAGATGGGCAATCATCACGTCACCTTCCTGTCGGAGTTCGGCGATAAGCCGCTGGAGGGCCTGTTCGACAGTCGCATGCTCGGCCAGGCTTTCGGAAACCTCATCAAGAATGCCGTGGAATCGCTGGAAGCCGTTCCGAGCGAGGAGCGCGACGAGCGCAAGGTCCTCGTGCGCGCCGCGCTCGATGCGGCCCGCGACCGTTTCACCGTCGACGTCATCGACAATGGCCGCGGCCTGCCGGTGGAAAACCGTCACAGCATCCTGGAACCCTATATGACGATGCGCGAGAAGGGCACCGGGCTCGGCCTCGCCATCGTCAAGAAGATCATCGAGGAACATGGCGGGCAGCTCGAGCTGCACGATGCGCCCGCCGATTTTGACCGGGGAAGAGGGGCCATGATCCGCGTGCATCTGCCACGCCTGGAGCCAGCGCCCGCCGCTCCCGCAGCCAATGACAAGGAAAGCGCTTATGGCCTCTGA
- a CDS encoding sigma-54 dependent transcriptional regulator: MASDILVVDDEHDIREIVSGILSDEGHETRTAHDSDSALAAISDRVPRLIFLDIWMQGSKLDGLSLLDEIKTRHPDLPVVMISGHGNIETAVSAIKRGAFDFIEKPFKADRLILIAERALENSKLKREVSELKRRTGDALELIGTSVAVSQLRQTIEKVSPTNSRIMILGASGSGKELVARMIHKKSARANGPFVALNAANITPDRMEVALFGTEGTPGQARKIGALEEAHRGILYLDEVGEMPRETQNKILRVLVDQQFERVGGSKRVKVDVRIISSTAYNLESRIAEGWFREDLYHRLAVVPVRVPQLAERREDIPFLVDQLMRQISEQAGIRPRRIGDDAMAVLQAHDWPGNIRQLRNNIERLMILARTDGPDTPITADMLPTDLGDMLPKVSAKNDYHIMTLPLREAREMFEKDYLIAQINRFGGNISRTAEFVGMERSALHRKLKSLGV; the protein is encoded by the coding sequence ATGGCCTCTGATATTCTCGTCGTCGATGACGAGCACGATATTCGCGAGATCGTTTCCGGCATTCTCTCCGACGAGGGCCATGAGACACGCACGGCCCATGACAGCGACAGCGCACTGGCGGCGATATCAGATCGCGTGCCGCGGCTGATCTTCCTCGATATCTGGATGCAGGGCAGCAAGCTGGACGGCCTATCGCTGCTCGACGAGATAAAGACCCGTCATCCCGATCTCCCCGTCGTGATGATCTCAGGCCACGGCAACATCGAAACCGCGGTCTCGGCAATCAAGCGCGGTGCTTTCGATTTCATCGAAAAGCCCTTCAAGGCCGACCGGCTGATCCTGATCGCCGAACGCGCTCTGGAAAATTCGAAGCTCAAGCGCGAGGTTTCCGAGCTGAAGCGGCGCACCGGCGACGCCCTGGAGCTGATCGGCACCTCGGTCGCCGTCTCGCAGCTGCGCCAGACGATCGAGAAAGTGTCGCCGACCAACAGCCGCATCATGATCCTCGGCGCGTCCGGTTCCGGCAAGGAGCTGGTAGCGCGAATGATCCACAAAAAGTCGGCCCGCGCCAACGGCCCGTTTGTCGCGCTCAACGCCGCCAACATCACGCCCGATCGCATGGAAGTGGCGCTCTTCGGCACCGAGGGCACGCCCGGCCAGGCGCGCAAGATCGGCGCACTCGAGGAAGCCCATCGCGGCATCCTCTATCTCGACGAGGTCGGCGAGATGCCGCGCGAGACCCAGAACAAGATCCTGCGTGTGCTTGTCGATCAGCAGTTCGAGCGGGTCGGCGGATCCAAGCGCGTCAAGGTCGACGTCCGCATCATTTCCTCGACCGCCTATAATCTCGAAAGCCGCATTGCTGAAGGCTGGTTCCGCGAGGATCTCTATCATCGCCTGGCCGTCGTGCCGGTGCGCGTACCGCAGCTTGCCGAGCGGCGCGAGGACATTCCCTTCCTCGTCGATCAGCTGATGCGCCAGATTTCCGAGCAGGCCGGCATTCGTCCGCGCCGCATCGGCGACGATGCCATGGCGGTGCTGCAGGCGCATGACTGGCCGGGCAACATCCGCCAGTTGCGCAACAATATCGAGCGGCTGATGATCCTTGCCCGCACCGACGGCCCCGATACGCCGATCACCGCCGACATGCTGCCGACCGACCTCGGCGACATGCTGCCCAAGGTTTCGGCCAAGAACGATTATCACATCATGACGCTGCCGCTGCGCGAAGCCCGCGAGATGTTCGAGAAGGATTATCTGATCGCCCAGATCAACCGCTTCGGCGGCAATATCTCGCGCACCGCCGAGTTCGTCGGCATGGAGCGCTCCGCGCTGCACCGCAAGCTGAAATCGCTTGGTGTCTAG